ACCATTGAAGATGCCGTTATAAAATTTAATAAAGAAGACATTGCTTTATCTCTCGAACAGGCAAAAGAATTTATTAAAAAGGTAACGAATGTCAATATTGTTTATTTTGAATAATAATTAAAATAAATTTATGAAGATTAAAAATCAAAAACAATAAACTAACGGGTTAATGACAATGAAAGAAGCATCCCTGCAGCCATAATCTTGCTTGATTTTTATAAATTGTCGTATATTAACAATACATTCGGCTACGGCGCCGGAGACGAACTGCTTATCAAGACGGCTGATGTGCTAAAAGATGCCTTTGACCCGACCGATATAATTTCAAGAATAGGCGGGGATGAATTTGCAATATTCATAAGCAATTTAAGCGATAAGGATTCGGCAGTGCAGTTCATTGACAAAATAAAGCAGTGTTTTAAAGATGAAATAACTATCGGTACGCATAAATTTAATATTTCCTATAATATAGGGGTATCGATTTATCCTGATGACGGCATTACGGCAAACGATCTTTTAAAATCCGCCGATATTGCCCTGTCAAACGCAAAAACTCAGGGTGAAAACGATTATGAATTTTTCACCTCTTCCATGAACGTTAAAGCTTCTGAATTTTCATTTTGACTGTGCTCTTAAAATACTAAACACATTTAAAGCAAAAGGTATGAAAATATATATTGACGATTTCGGTACCGGATATTCCTCCTTGTCGTATATAAAAAATATCCCTGCCGATGTTATTAAGATAGATATTTCATTTATCAAAAGCATGATGGAAAACCAGAAAGTTTTTGCAATCGTCAATACCATTGTAGAACTTTCCGCAAGATTAGGTATGGAAACTATAAGCGAAGGCGTTGAAACAGTTGAACAGCTTGTAAAATTACAATCTCTCGGCGCAAATATGGTTCAGGGGTATCTTTTCTCAAAACCTGTGCCTGAGGCAGAGATACGCAAAATGCTTTAAAAAAAGTTTTTATTGCCCCATTAATATAGTAATATCAATGTGTTGCTGATAATTATGGTGCAGTTTGGTTAAAACCCAAATTTTAAACCGAATTGCAAGAATATTTGATTATATTGATCTGTTGGTTCTACATATGACTTTGTAATAAGATAATTTGAATTTACAATTTCATCATTAGCATCATCTATAACAACGCCATTATAAGTAATATTATTTATATTTGATCTTCCCATTTTATTCTGTTCAAATTTAAAGCCTATATAAGGGTTTATAGATATACCATGAATTTTATATAATTTATAACCTGCTTTAATTCCAAATATATATCCTGCTTTTGGCGCCATAATAAAATGTGTAGAATTATTAATTGCAGCACCATAAAATGTATAGCCATTAGAAAAATTATAAGTATGTTCTGCCGGTACTGCACCATTTACTACGTCTTTTATATCATTAAGATAATATCCTTCGGCTTCAATCCATAATTTATTATGCAATACAGGCGGTATATAATAAGCTTTAGCGCCTAATACATAATAATTTAAATGATAATAATCGCTATTTAATCCCGGTAAATCCCTATTCCAATTTACCCATTGATATCCAAAATTAGGAATAACGGCTAATCTATTGCCGATACCTAAATATTTTCCCAAATTAACAACATAACCTAATCTAAATCCATATCTTGACATATTAGACGAATGTGCTATATTTGTAAGACCAACCGGTTCGTCGTATGTTCCTGAACCGGGCAGATATGAATAACTTGCTTTATACCATATAGGAATCTGTTTGGTTAAAATATTCTGAAAAGAAATTCCGTATCCATGAAATCCTATATGTTCACCGTCTTGATATGAACCGGCAGGATTAGACGAAGAAGCAAAAACAGACGGCTCATATTCACCATAGTGGAAATAATCGTTTTCAAAATAAATATTGACGGATTTGATAATGGAATCTACATTTACCCTTTGTGAAACTGATGTTTTATATGCGGTTTGAATTTTTTGACCGATAGGATGATAACTTTCAGGATATCCGTATTTCGACATAGTCTGTGCATAAATATTCGCTGAACTCAGCATAAATATTGCGATAATAGTAAAAATTAATAAAAATTTTTTCATTAACCTTTCCTCCTAAAAGAATTATGTATATTTTAATAATGCAATTTAAATTATATATATTATAATAATTAACTACTTAAACATATTATGCAATCTTTATTTAATATCAGCAGAGCATATATAAAAAAAGTATCTTCAGTTTCCGCTTATACGTATAGAATTTATTAATGCATCTAATTGAAGTTACAATTAAGTATTGGAAATTTAGATTATTTATTCTATGCTGATTTTTATTATTTATTTACATAATAAATAAATTATGTTTATAATATTTTAATTAAACTTATGTATATTTATGCATCACCCTCATGAAATGTCAAGAATTTTTTTAAAATTGATCTAAATATATTATGCATACGATACAATGATACGCAAGATACGGATACGCAGGCAAGCAGGCAAGCAAGATAGATAAGCCGCATATGCTATTTTGTGCATTTGCCTATTCTTCTTCCCGAAATATTAAGCAGTGTATCCACAGTTATAGTTCTATTTTGAACATAGCTTGTAGAATATAGATTTCCGCGCATATAAGAAGTTACGTCTGTCGGGAATGTTTCTTTTAAGAGCCCCTTTATTACGGAGTGCATACCATTTTTGTCGGTAGAACATTCAAACGTCATTATGGCGGTTTTTCCTCTCATCGTTACCGTTGAATTAGGGCAGGCGTTAGACATATAAGGCATTTTAGGCATGACCGGTTTATTGCCGACGCACGAATTAACAGTAAAAGTTGAAGGCGGAACGGTGTATGGCATATTCTCTACTTTAATGTTTCCGTGAAACTGCCACAGCCCCGGCAAAAAAAGACCGCCCGCATAAACTGTATCAGCATAAACAATAGTAAAAAAATATGCCGATAAAAATATTAGAACAAACAGAACAAATCTTACAGTGTTTTTCATTTAGAGCACCTTTTCATTTTAATAAATTCGCCGAATAAATCGCATATAGCACATTTTTTTGTTAGGTTAGACAGATTTATGATTTTCACCTGAAAATAATATTTGTTTGTTGATTATTGATTATTGTGCTAATAATAATAATAATTTTAATTATATTTGTCAACAGAAACATATCCTATTTATTTTATATCCGGAATAATAAGGGCAGACACAATTAATAATATCATTATTAAAATAATCCAAACAGCGGGAATAACATTCTTGACATTTTTAAAATAATGGTTTAAAATTAATAATAAACAAAATGTATCTTAAACTTTTTAAACTTTATAGTTTATTATCTCATTATTATTTTATTCAAAATGTCGGTATCTATAGTAAAGTAATATTCTGTTTTATATATTAATTTATTGATTACTTATTTTAATAAATTAATAATTTGATGCTGACTATTTTATCATATTATTCATACGCAGTGTATATATATTATTTTCGCCTGTAGTTTATCTCTATTATATTTTAAATATTAAATATAAATATAAAAAAGCGATAAAGGCAGCCTTTATTACCTGAATTTTTATTTATCTTCTTCAGTAAAGTCAGTAAAAAATTAAAATTTTTCTTACTTTTTAATTGACTAACTAAACTTATTATCTAAATTTAAAATGTAAAATGCACGATGTTTCTTAGAAACATTTGTAATCAAAAAGATTAACTATTTAAAAATATTTTATGTAAAAAAGACCATATGAAAAAATTTAAAAAAGTATTAATAGCCAACAGGGGCGAAATAGCTTCCCGTGTTATAAGAGCATGCAAAGAGCTTGGTATTAAGACGGTTGCAATTTATTCCGAGGCAGATTCGCAGGCTCTGCACGTTAAAAAAGCGGACGAGGCGTATCTTGTCGGGCCGGGTCCTATCTCAGGATATTTGAATGTTAATAGAATAGTTGATCTTGCAGTTAATATAGGGGTCGATGCGATACACCCGGGTTACGGTTTTTTGTCGGAAAACGCCAAATTTCCCGCATACTGTGAAAAAAGAGGAATTGTTTTTATAGGTCCGTCGGCTAAGTCTATCGCTATGATGGGCGATAAAATAGAATCAAAGAAACTAATGCGTCAAGCAGGCGTGCCCGTTGTCGGAGGTTCCGAAGGCGGAGTCGAATCTGAGGAAGATGCATTGAATATTGCAAATAATACCGGATATCCGGTAATGATAAAAGCTTCCGCAGGCGGCGGCGGCAAAGGAATAAGAATTTGTTTTAACGATGACGATATTAAAAAAAATTTTTCGCTGTCAAGGTCTGAAGCTGAAAAAGCTTTCGGAAATCCGGAAGTTTTTATTGAAAAATACATAGATAAGCCTCATCACATAGAATTTCAAATTCTTGCGGATAATTACGGCAATATAATCCATCTCGGCGAGAGAGATTGTTCTATTCAAAGAAAACATCAAAAATTAATAGAGATTGCGCCTTCTCTCATATTAACCGAAGAGTTAAGGAAAAAAATGGGCGAGTCCGCCATTGCAGCGGCTAAAGCCTGCGATTACAGAAATGCCGGAACCATAGAATATATTATGGATAAAGACGGCAATTATTATTTTATGGAAATGAACACCAGAATTCAGGTTGAACATCCTGTTACCGAAATGATTACAGGAGTAGATATAGTAGGGGAACAGATTCAAATTGCAATGGGCAAAGAATTGGATATTAAACAGGAAGACGTTGTATTAAGGGGCTATGCTATAGAATGCAGAATTAATGCCGAAAATCCGAGAAAAGATTTTGCTCCCAGCACTGGAAAGATTACTGCGTACTACTCGCCCGGAGGCATTGGAGTCAGGATAGACGGAGCTGTATATAAAGATTATGTTTTGCCGCCTTATTATGATTCAATGATTGCTAAAATGACTGTTTACGGAAGAACATGGGATGAAACGGTGAGAAGGGCGTCAAGAGCCCTGCAGGAATTTGTCGTAAAAGGCATAAAAACTACAATACCGTTTCAGTTAAAAATTATAGAAGACGAAGATTTTATAAAAGGAAATTTTGATACTCATTTTATTGAAGAAAGGCAATATTTAAGGGATTATAAGGTACAGCGCGATCCGTTCGACAGGATTCTTGCTATATCGGCTGCCATCGCAGCATATTACGGTATATAAAACTAAAGGAAATAACTAAACTAAGTTAATTTATAAAAATAACGGGCGTAATATTATGAATGAAAAAAAAGAAAATTATATCAGAAAAGTTGATTTTATGGAAGTCGCTTTAAGAGATGCGCATCAGTCGTTGCTGGCTACGAGAATGACCACTCCCGATATTTTGGGAATAGCTCCCGTCCTTGATACTATAGGGTTTTGGTCGTTAGAGGTGTGGGGAGGAGCGACTTTTGATTCATGTCTGAGATTTCTAAAAGAAGACCCGTGGGAAAGACTTAAAAAATTACGCAAATCTTACAAACATTCCCGTCTTCAAATGCTTTTAAGAGGACAGAATTTAGTAGGATACCGTCATTACGCCGACGATGTCGTAGAAAAATTTATAGATTTAAGCGTTAATAACGGAATAGATGTATTCAGGATATTTGATTCGCTGAATGATTTCAGAAAT
This genomic stretch from Candidatus Acididesulfobacter guangdongensis harbors:
- a CDS encoding GGDEF domain-containing protein: MPAAIILLDFYKLSYINNTFGYGAGDELLIKTADVLKDAFDPTDIISRIGGDEFAIFISNLSDKDSAVQFIDKIKQCFKDEITIGTHKFNISYNIGVSIYPDDGITANDLLKSADIALSNAKTQGENDYEFFTSSMNVKASEFSF
- a CDS encoding EAL domain-containing protein, translating into MKIYIDDFGTGYSSLSYIKNIPADVIKIDISFIKSMMENQKVFAIVNTIVELSARLGMETISEGVETVEQLVKLQSLGANMVQGYLFSKPVPEAEIRKML
- a CDS encoding DUF3617 family protein gives rise to the protein MKNTVRFVLFVLIFLSAYFFTIVYADTVYAGGLFLPGLWQFHGNIKVENMPYTVPPSTFTVNSCVGNKPVMPKMPYMSNACPNSTVTMRGKTAIMTFECSTDKNGMHSVIKGLLKETFPTDVTSYMRGNLYSTSYVQNRTITVDTLLNISGRRIGKCTK
- the accC gene encoding acetyl-CoA carboxylase biotin carboxylase subunit, with translation MKKFKKVLIANRGEIASRVIRACKELGIKTVAIYSEADSQALHVKKADEAYLVGPGPISGYLNVNRIVDLAVNIGVDAIHPGYGFLSENAKFPAYCEKRGIVFIGPSAKSIAMMGDKIESKKLMRQAGVPVVGGSEGGVESEEDALNIANNTGYPVMIKASAGGGGKGIRICFNDDDIKKNFSLSRSEAEKAFGNPEVFIEKYIDKPHHIEFQILADNYGNIIHLGERDCSIQRKHQKLIEIAPSLILTEELRKKMGESAIAAAKACDYRNAGTIEYIMDKDGNYYFMEMNTRIQVEHPVTEMITGVDIVGEQIQIAMGKELDIKQEDVVLRGYAIECRINAENPRKDFAPSTGKITAYYSPGGIGVRIDGAVYKDYVLPPYYDSMIAKMTVYGRTWDETVRRASRALQEFVVKGIKTTIPFQLKIIEDEDFIKGNFDTHFIEERQYLRDYKVQRDPFDRILAISAAIAAYYGI